GGCGTGAGCCTTCGGTGAATCGTTACTCGAGCTCGTTGATGTTGGTCAGTGGCTGCCGGCCGGCGAATCCGGCCTCGAGCGTGTGCCAGTGCGTGATCTCGGATTCGTCGTGCTTCCAGCACAGGAAGACCAGCCGGTCGCCGACCAGGGTGTAGAAGTCGAGCAGCCCCTGGTCCACGTCCTTGAGCAGCGCGCCGGTCTCCTGAATGTGATGGATCTCGGTCGAGATGTTGCCGGCGATCTTTCCGCGCTGCCACTGCAGTTCGCCCAGCTCCTGCGCCTCGGGATTGTGGTCGTTGCCGCCGGCGGAAACCGTCAAGCGCAGCAC
This Candidatus Sulfotelmatobacter sp. DNA region includes the following protein-coding sequences:
- a CDS encoding DUF2203 domain-containing protein — translated: MPADIQIFTLEEANALARELRPGLVRLLELKAELDRVEVRIEVLRLTVSAGGNDHNPEAQELGELQWQRGKIAGNISTEIHHIQETGALLKDVDQGLLDFYTLVGDRLVFLCWKHDESEITHWHTLEAGFAGRQPLTNINELE